In a single window of the Gossypium hirsutum isolate 1008001.06 chromosome D02, Gossypium_hirsutum_v2.1, whole genome shotgun sequence genome:
- the LOC107933413 gene encoding putative exosome complex component rrp40, with translation MENKQSSSPASFVDSTVVPGDVVLDLSSMTNQTIKLGGGLRQDCDAISATKAGTLRFSKPNKYWIESSQKRYVPCVEDTILGIVVDSKADNFLIDIKGPAMGFLPVLAFEGGTRRNIPKFEVGTLLYLRVVKANFGMNPELSCTDASGKAAEFGPLKDGYMFETSTGLLRKLLSSPACPVLEALGKKLSFEIAVGLNGRVWVNAASPDTIVVVANAIMNSECLSGAQQIIMVDHLLKNIQ, from the exons ATGGAAAACAAACAGTCCAGTTCTCCGGCAAGCTTCGTTGATTCGACAGTG GTTCCTGGGGATGTGGTGCTCGACCTCTCCTCCATGACCAACCAGACCATCAAGCTAGGTGGTGGTCTCCGTCAG GATTGTGACGCTATTTCTGCTACGAAGGCCGGAACACTTAGGTTCTCGAAACCAAATAAATACTGGATTGAAAGTTCGCAAAAAAGG TATGTGCCTTGCGTGGAAGATACTATTCTTGGTATTGTGGTGGACTCTAAAGCAGAT AATTTTCTGATTGACATCAAAGGACCTGCAATGGGTTTTTTGCCTGTGCTTGCCTTCGAAGGGGGGACCCGGAGGAATATACCAAAGTTTGAG GTTGGTACTCTTCTTTATCTTCGGGTTGTGAAGGCAAACTTTGGCATGAACCCTGAATTGTCCTGCACTGATG CCAGTGGAAAAGCTGCTGAATTTGGCCCCCTCAAAGATGGATACATGTTTGAAACTTCAACTGGCCTGTTGAGAAA GTTGTTAAGTTCACCAGCATGTCCGGTTCTTGAGGCTCTTGGCAAGAAACTCTCCTTTGAAATAGCTGTTGGCTTAAATGGCCGGGTTTGG GTGAATGCTGCCTCTCCAGACACCATTGTTGTTGTTGCTAATGCAATCATGAACTCGGAATGCCTAAGTGGAGCACAACAGATAATTATGGTGGATCATTTACTTAAGAACATTCAATAA